A genomic segment from Bacteroidota bacterium encodes:
- a CDS encoding SusC/RagA family TonB-linked outer membrane protein: MNLHVIRTYFLLGILILSSSIAFAQSQTITGTVTDMETNEVLPGVSVVVKGTSIGTTTDFDGNYKITVSGGSILQFVFMGMETREVKVDNQTVINVSLSAEIRALDDVVVTALGLSREKKSLGYSVAEVKSEELTKTVQSNVMNSLAGKMTGVQISNTGGEAGSSVNVIIRGASSLTTDNQPLYVVDGVPINNSLSGGVSSFGKNVDVDFGSPINDIASEDIESVSVLKGPSAAALYGSRAGNGVVLITTKSGAGSKGKIRVSVTSSVEFDHPYRFLDLHNKFASGYRPTLAADSLIFEESEHQLGPELDKGIKAIVWGGAKDENGNPVTEELVSHPDNIKNFVRTGITNSNNISISGANDNGDFRLSFSNMNNRGIIPNSDFNKLSLGINSTYNIAKKLKLSTNINIGKTFSDNRPGSGRGTAIDAAYRVGFHHDISKFEEYWVPGQEEIQQRAPIGRNNPYFMAYAVNNSFFRNRVYGNLKLDWGFYQDFNFMLRYSLDRYNEQRESKVPKSHNEAPNGIYGIKNIYKNEQNLDFLLSFNRRFSDFSISTSLGGNIMYKYDSFISTSTKRDGDGLIVPGLYNVSNILPSSLDFSNNIYRKAIYSLYAMGSFGFRDMIYLDLTARNDWSSTLPEVNRSYFYPSASLSVLLNKVFNLSGEINLVKLRGGVAKVGNDTDPYMLDAVVNNEGAWGDVARLGTNSTLLLSDLKPEEATSYEIGGDFAFFQNRIRTDFTYYELYNKNQILKVALPSSSGYGTKLINAGLLKSKGIEFSVGVTPIRNGELVWDLNVNFSRNRTSIEELAEGMGHHVLWEEAKGGAITYVGGEIGDIYDRKVKVVEDDNSEYYGWPILDKNGMLQDEGADIDDLELVGNFNPDFTIGFQTSLNYKGFTLSAAIDWRKGGEFVSQTYRDLEYRSITQRKFDNLINPNNIDGELSQYLKDNADEHIKGFNLVGGPTEEMGGSEFSFFGWVANDGVFIPGVIAERDDDGNIIGYTENLGDEGTVYFPFIYSMETSWDFTQASIFDASFVKLREISLGYTFNRQFIKRLGLESLFLSVYSRNILLWSKANIGIDPERAFQPTGDGKLLQGVERFNVNPLTIPIGVKLNLNF, from the coding sequence ATGAATTTACACGTTATACGCACATACTTTTTGTTGGGAATTTTAATATTATCATCAAGTATTGCTTTTGCACAATCTCAAACTATTACGGGAACGGTAACCGACATGGAAACAAACGAAGTTTTACCGGGGGTTTCGGTAGTAGTGAAAGGAACTTCAATCGGAACAACAACCGATTTTGACGGGAATTACAAAATAACAGTCTCCGGGGGAAGTATTCTTCAATTTGTGTTTATGGGAATGGAAACCCGGGAAGTTAAAGTAGATAACCAAACGGTTATTAATGTAAGTTTATCTGCAGAAATAAGGGCTTTGGACGATGTTGTAGTAACAGCACTGGGATTAAGCAGAGAGAAAAAGTCACTTGGATATTCTGTCGCTGAGGTAAAGAGTGAAGAACTTACAAAGACTGTTCAGTCGAATGTTATGAATTCTCTCGCAGGAAAAATGACAGGGGTTCAGATAAGTAACACAGGAGGTGAAGCGGGGTCTTCTGTAAATGTTATTATTAGAGGTGCATCTTCATTAACTACCGATAATCAACCTCTTTATGTAGTGGACGGAGTTCCGATAAATAATAGTTTAAGTGGAGGAGTAAGTTCATTTGGAAAAAATGTAGATGTTGATTTCGGAAGTCCTATAAACGATATAGCTTCAGAAGATATAGAAAGTGTATCTGTATTAAAGGGTCCTAGTGCCGCAGCATTATATGGTTCCAGAGCAGGTAATGGAGTTGTATTAATTACAACAAAATCGGGTGCCGGTAGTAAAGGTAAAATTAGGGTTTCTGTAACGTCGAGTGTAGAATTTGACCATCCATACAGATTTCTTGACCTTCACAATAAGTTTGCCTCAGGATACCGCCCTACACTAGCTGCAGATAGTTTGATATTTGAAGAGAGTGAACATCAGTTAGGTCCCGAATTAGATAAAGGTATTAAAGCAATTGTTTGGGGAGGAGCTAAAGATGAAAATGGAAATCCTGTTACAGAAGAACTTGTTTCTCATCCCGATAATATTAAAAATTTTGTAAGAACAGGAATTACAAATTCAAATAATATTTCCATTTCAGGAGCGAACGATAATGGGGATTTTAGGTTGTCATTTTCGAATATGAATAACCGGGGGATAATACCAAACTCAGACTTTAATAAATTATCCTTAGGTATCAACAGTACTTATAATATTGCAAAGAAATTGAAGTTAAGTACAAATATTAATATTGGAAAGACTTTCTCCGATAACAGACCGGGTAGTGGTAGAGGTACTGCAATCGATGCGGCATATAGGGTAGGTTTTCATCACGATATAAGTAAATTCGAAGAATATTGGGTTCCGGGACAGGAAGAAATCCAACAACGTGCACCTATTGGACGTAACAATCCTTATTTTATGGCTTATGCTGTAAATAACAGCTTTTTTAGAAACAGAGTCTATGGTAATTTGAAACTTGATTGGGGATTTTATCAGGATTTTAATTTTATGCTGAGATATTCTTTAGACAGGTATAATGAACAGCGCGAGTCTAAAGTTCCCAAAAGCCACAACGAAGCACCAAATGGTATTTACGGGATCAAAAATATTTATAAAAATGAGCAAAATTTAGATTTTCTATTAAGTTTTAACAGGAGGTTCTCAGATTTCTCTATTAGTACATCATTGGGAGGTAATATAATGTATAAATACGACTCATTTATTTCTACTTCTACAAAAAGAGACGGAGATGGATTAATAGTTCCGGGTTTATACAATGTGTCTAATATACTGCCATCATCATTAGATTTTAGTAATAACATTTATCGAAAGGCAATTTACAGTTTATATGCAATGGGAAGTTTTGGTTTCAGAGATATGATATACCTCGATTTAACAGCGCGTAATGACTGGTCCAGTACTTTACCGGAGGTTAACAGATCTTATTTTTATCCATCAGCATCATTAAGTGTATTATTGAATAAAGTGTTTAATTTGTCAGGAGAAATAAATTTGGTTAAGCTTAGAGGAGGTGTAGCTAAAGTGGGTAACGATACTGATCCGTATATGTTAGATGCTGTTGTAAATAATGAAGGAGCATGGGGAGATGTAGCACGACTTGGAACAAATTCTACATTACTGTTGTCTGATTTAAAACCCGAAGAAGCTACATCATATGAAATTGGAGGTGATTTCGCGTTTTTCCAAAACAGAATTAGAACAGATTTCACCTATTATGAGTTGTATAACAAGAATCAAATTCTTAAGGTTGCTTTACCTTCATCTTCAGGTTATGGAACTAAATTAATAAATGCCGGTTTATTAAAAAGTAAAGGAATAGAATTTTCTGTGGGAGTTACTCCAATTAGGAATGGCGAATTAGTATGGGATTTGAATGTTAATTTCTCGAGAAATAGAACTTCTATTGAAGAGCTTGCAGAAGGAATGGGTCATCATGTTTTGTGGGAGGAAGCAAAAGGAGGTGCAATTACTTATGTAGGAGGGGAAATAGGAGATATATATGACAGAAAAGTAAAAGTTGTGGAAGATGATAATTCAGAATATTACGGTTGGCCAATTCTTGATAAAAACGGAATGTTGCAAGATGAAGGAGCTGATATTGATGACCTGGAACTAGTAGGTAATTTCAATCCTGATTTTACAATTGGTTTTCAAACTTCTCTAAATTATAAAGGATTTACCTTAAGCGCAGCCATTGACTGGAGAAAGGGTGGCGAGTTTGTTTCTCAAACGTATAGAGATCTGGAGTATCGTTCAATAACTCAAAGGAAATTCGATAATTTGATTAATCCCAATAATATTGATGGCGAATTGTCTCAGTACCTTAAAGATAATGCAGATGAACACATAAAAGGATTTAATTTGGTAGGAGGTCCGACAGAGGAGATGGGAGGAAGTGAATTTAGTTTTTTCGGTTGGGTGGCAAATGACGGAGTTTTTATTCCCGGAGTTATTGCAGAACGCGATGATGACGGGAACATAATTGGATATACAGAAAACCTTGGAGATGAAGGAACCGTATATTTCCCATTTATATATTCTATGGAAACGAGTTGGGATTTTACCCAGGCTTCAATATTTGATGCTTCCTTTGTTAAACTTCGAGAAATTTCATTAGGGTATACATTTAACAGACAATTTATAAAGCGTTTGGGATTGGAAAGTTTATTCTTATCGGTGTATAGCAGAAATATTCTATTGTGGTCAAAAGCAAATATAGGTATAGATCCCGAGAGAGCCTTTCAACCTACAGGAGATGGTAAACTTTTGCAGGGTGTTGAACGATTTAATGTTAATCCGCTAACAATCCCTATTGGTGTTAAGTTAAACCTGAATTTCTAA